The following is a genomic window from Pseudothermotoga thermarum DSM 5069.
GGCAGTGAACGCTTAGAATCACCTTATCCATACCTTTCACATTCTCTTTCAACTTTCGAATTAGCTCACCGAATTCCCATGGGAGAGCATATCCAACGGTGTCAGGAACGTTTATAACTGTGGCGCCCGCTTCAATGACAGCCGAAAAAACTTTGCACAGAAATTCAAAATCACTTCTTGTCGCATCTTCGGCGGAGAATTCAACATCAGAACAGTATCTTTTCGCGTATTTTACGGCTTGAACGGCTTGTTCAATCACTTCTTCTTTGCTTTTTTTAAGCTTTTTTTCCATATGGATGTTTGAAGTGGCAATAAAAGTGTGAATTCGTGGAGATTCTGCATTTTTTAAAGCTTCCCAAGCCGCGTCGATATCTTTGAAAACAGCCCTGGCAAGCGCCGCAATGACTGGACCTTTCACGTTTTCTGCTATAGTCTTTACAGCTTGAAATTCTCCGGGTGAAGAAATGGGAAAACCCGCTTCAATGACGTCCACGTTTAACTTTGCCAATTGTTTTGCTATTTCCAATTTTTCTTCGACGTTCAAACTTACACCAGGCGTTTGTTCACCATCCCGCAAAGTTGTGTCGAAAATGTAGACTTTTTCCATCTTCCCCACCCCATTCGAGAAGGTTGTTTGAAACAAATGATATCACACGTATGTGAAGATGTAAAGTGCAAAATTCACCATTTGGCAAAATTAACTGAGTGTGTTCGAAAAAAGGGCTTGAATATTCCGAAGATGAGATATAATCCTTAAAAACACTTCACCGAAGGAAGGAAGACTCTGTATGAGGAGAAAATATTCACTGAAAAGATTATCCGTGAAGATGATTAAGAGTTTACTGCAACTTATTAAGATGCCTGCGATTTCAACGCTTCATTATTGATAGGTGAAAAGCTTGAGCAGATAGTAGTAGATGGAACAGGCTTTGGATACGATGACAAGCAAAGGCTGAGTTGGATGAGGGGAAGGAAGAAAAAGGGGAAGCAATACTTGTAGGGGTAAGGATGGGACCAGCATACAGTGACGAGAGGAAACTTTTGTTGGGATTGATGGAGAGGACGTGGGTAAAGGCTGGATGTGTGATAGGGGATGCACTTTACAGGATGAGTGTGGAGCTACTGGGGAGATTACTTGAGCGGGCGGAACTTGTGCTGGTTCCGGTGAGGGATACATTGCACACGAAGGTTAGGAATCCTTTGAGGGGTAAGGTGAAAGAGATGTACGAAACCAACAGGGAGAAGTACAAGGAGAGGTATGTAGTTGAGCAAGTGATAGGGAAGATAAAGAATGCGTATGGCAGATGTGAAGGTACAAAGAGCATGCAGATGGCGAAGAAGAGGATATGGGTGAAGATGATACTGTACAACTGGGTAAAGGTAATATTTTTGTTGTTGTTTATTAGGAGGGTATATTTTTGTCGAGAGAAGCTTGAAGCACTTTGAATGCCAGGACAATAAGTGTATTCCTGATTTTTCGAACAGACTCACAAAATATTGACAAAGAGAAAGCGACAAAGTATAATTAGTTACACAATGTTAATAGTTTCACACAAATTCACATTTATCATCAAAAGGAGGTTTGGTTTATGGGTTTTAAAAGCCTTTCAAGACTTATTTTCATGATTGCGTTAATCCTCGTGCTAGCCATGACTTCAGCCTTCATGATAGTTACTTACTTTAACACAAAAAATAGCATTTTGGAAAACAGACTCTGGGGAGTCAAGAGTTTAGTTGAACAAGCTTACGGATACATTGAGTTTCTGTATTCGAAACTGCAAAACGGAGAGATAGAGAGAAAGGAACTTTTTGCGCAACTTCAGAAATCTTTGGACAAGATGCGATATGACGGTGGAAATTATATTTTCTTGTACGAGAACTATGTACAGATTTACACCCCAAATTCTGCGAATATAGGAAAAGATTTGAGGGATTTACAGGATCCAAACGGTAAATATGTCATAAGGGATCTGGTTGACGGTTCAAAGGCTAAGGGTGAAATTTTCT
Proteins encoded in this region:
- a CDS encoding transposase, with product MDEGKEEKGEAILVGVRMGPAYSDERKLLLGLMERTWVKAGCVIGDALYRMSVELLGRLLERAELVLVPVRDTLHTKVRNPLRGKVKEMYETNREKYKERYVVEQVIGKIKNAYGRCEGTKSMQMAKKRIWVKMILYNWVKVIFLLLFIRRVYFCREKLEAL